From the Limosilactobacillus panis genome, one window contains:
- a CDS encoding YitT family protein, with the protein MYQARRIMMAFCGVVLCGFCVGMLQKANLGVDPFTCFVTGIANIFSSTYSTFYLILTGILLALVFILHKHYIGIATLINLFLTGVAADLMHNLLDILLPHPGLLARGGLMTAGIVFTCLAAALYFTADLGVSAYDAIALIAAYKYRLLPFKYCRIITDSICVLVGFAFNVTLGIGTVITALFMGPLTQWLKANLAEPMLAKAPAA; encoded by the coding sequence ATGTATCAAGCACGGCGAATTATGATGGCCTTTTGTGGAGTAGTTTTGTGTGGCTTTTGTGTGGGGATGTTGCAAAAAGCCAATCTCGGGGTGGACCCCTTCACTTGTTTTGTGACGGGGATTGCGAATATTTTCAGTTCAACCTACTCAACCTTTTACCTCATTCTGACGGGGATCCTGTTAGCCCTCGTCTTCATACTTCACAAGCACTACATTGGGATTGCGACCTTAATTAACCTCTTCTTAACCGGGGTGGCTGCCGATTTGATGCATAACCTGCTGGACATCTTGCTTCCCCATCCTGGCCTACTTGCTCGGGGCGGCTTAATGACCGCTGGAATCGTCTTCACCTGCTTGGCTGCTGCCCTGTACTTTACCGCAGACCTCGGTGTTTCGGCCTACGACGCCATTGCCCTGATTGCGGCCTATAAGTACCGCCTGCTACCGTTCAAGTACTGCCGGATCATCACCGACAGCATCTGTGTTCTTGTTGGTTTTGCCTTCAACGTTACACTGGGAATTGGCACTGTCATAACGGCCCTCTTCATGGGGCCCCTCACCCAGTGGCTCAAGGCCAACCTGGCAGAACCGATGCTAGCTAAGGCCCCAGCAGCTTAA
- a CDS encoding DMT family transporter: protein MSKQTKGILLAAGGASLWGISGAAAQYLFSTTTISNTWLVSIRLLVAGVLLTLWSLVKSPHQVKQVVSSRFNLKFLVLFAVLGMMNSQLTYFLAIKYSNAPTATVIQYLQPVFIILWLALANRQWPRRLDCISILIALVGTLFLATGGHLNQLALTPPALFWGIWCAVAAALYTLLPRPLLQKFDALIVCGLAMLISGVLLLPWLVTTPLPHLDVWDWTLIAYIVIGGTMFAYTLFLQSIRYISPAATGILSAFEPLVATLLAVTLLGTRLTLAAVCGSLLILLTTFLQAIPFRKFNTFIHFSHLK from the coding sequence ATGAGTAAGCAAACGAAGGGAATCCTGCTGGCCGCGGGTGGAGCGTCTCTGTGGGGGATTTCGGGAGCCGCGGCCCAGTACCTCTTTTCCACCACCACGATTTCCAATACCTGGCTGGTTAGTATCCGCCTCCTGGTGGCCGGCGTCCTCCTCACCCTGTGGAGCCTGGTTAAATCCCCCCACCAGGTCAAGCAGGTGGTTAGCAGTCGCTTCAACCTGAAGTTTCTGGTCCTATTTGCGGTCCTGGGGATGATGAACTCCCAGTTAACCTACTTTCTGGCAATCAAGTACAGTAACGCACCCACCGCGACCGTCATCCAGTACCTCCAGCCAGTCTTCATCATCCTCTGGCTGGCCCTTGCCAACCGTCAGTGGCCCCGGCGACTGGACTGCATCAGCATTCTGATTGCCCTGGTAGGGACCCTCTTTTTGGCAACGGGCGGCCACCTGAACCAGCTGGCTTTAACCCCACCAGCCCTCTTTTGGGGAATCTGGTGTGCGGTCGCCGCAGCCCTCTACACGCTGCTGCCCCGGCCCCTGCTCCAGAAGTTCGATGCTCTGATTGTCTGCGGGTTAGCGATGCTGATCAGTGGGGTCCTCCTGTTGCCGTGGTTGGTAACCACCCCACTGCCGCACTTGGACGTCTGGGATTGGACCCTCATCGCTTACATCGTCATTGGGGGCACGATGTTTGCCTACACCCTTTTTTTGCAGAGCATTCGGTACATCTCACCGGCAGCTACGGGAATTTTAAGTGCCTTCGAGCCCCTGGTGGCCACCCTACTCGCGGTGACCCTACTGGGGACCCGCCTCACACTGGCGGCGGTCTGTGGCTCTTTATTGATCCTGCTCACCACCTTCTTGCAGGCAATCCCTTTCCGGAAGTTTAATACCTTCATCCACTTTTCGCATTTGAAATAA
- a CDS encoding aldo/keto reductase family oxidoreductase: protein MRSVKIGGTNWQASNVALGIMRMGTLPVEKCAAALQAAHEAGINFIDSADIYGNDPKLGRGSSEIHFGQAFKRSDLSREDFFIQSKGGLYADGNQITRYDSSKDHLISAVDGILQRMGIDYLDSFVIHRPDPLMDPDEIAAAFDELQASGKVRHFGVSNFNPAQIDLLQASLDQRLLVDQLQFGLKHTGMIDFGLHTNMTDDGATNRDGGLLEYCRLHKLTIQTWSPFQYGTFAGTFINNEQFPQLNAALTKLADKYQVSKNAIAVAWILRHPAHMQVLIGTMTPAHIIDSAAGSDVQLTKQEWYDLYLAAGNKLP from the coding sequence ATGCGGTCAGTTAAAATTGGGGGAACAAATTGGCAGGCGTCTAACGTGGCCCTGGGAATTATGCGGATGGGGACCCTTCCCGTTGAGAAATGCGCCGCAGCCTTGCAGGCGGCCCACGAAGCCGGGATCAACTTCATTGACTCGGCAGACATCTATGGTAATGACCCCAAATTAGGACGGGGTTCTTCGGAAATCCACTTTGGCCAGGCCTTTAAGCGTAGTGATCTGTCCCGGGAGGACTTCTTTATCCAATCAAAGGGGGGCCTGTATGCTGACGGGAACCAGATCACCCGCTACGATTCGTCGAAGGACCACCTGATTTCTGCCGTTGACGGAATCCTCCAGCGGATGGGGATCGACTACCTGGATTCCTTTGTGATCCACCGGCCGGACCCACTGATGGACCCAGACGAGATTGCGGCGGCCTTTGATGAACTCCAGGCTAGCGGCAAGGTGCGCCACTTTGGTGTTTCCAACTTTAACCCGGCCCAGATTGACCTCCTCCAGGCGTCCCTTGACCAACGCCTGCTGGTTGACCAGCTCCAATTCGGTCTCAAGCATACCGGGATGATTGACTTTGGCCTCCATACCAACATGACCGATGACGGGGCTACCAACCGTGATGGTGGCCTCCTCGAATATTGCCGCCTCCACAAGCTGACCATCCAGACCTGGTCGCCATTCCAGTACGGGACCTTTGCCGGGACCTTCATTAATAATGAGCAGTTCCCACAGCTGAACGCGGCCCTGACCAAGCTAGCTGATAAGTATCAGGTTTCGAAAAACGCCATTGCGGTGGCCTGGATTCTCCGCCATCCGGCCCATATGCAGGTCCTGATTGGCACCATGACCCCGGCCCACATCATCGATAGTGCCGCTGGCAGCGATGTCCAGTTGACTAAGCAGGAGTGGTACGACCTCTACCTGGCCGCTGGGAATAAGCTACCATGA
- a CDS encoding phosphatase PAP2 family protein has product MIMQDYQHFYQRISAPIRKHPRQVTVLRLTNRAIEVLMYLAYLGMVGQQVWTRHGAAWSIIVVPGVGFVLVSLARNFLNVPRPYEQWTLCPLISREKTGDSFPSRHVFSAMTIAMVAYRVWWPLGIFLVFLTVLLALIRVVGGVHYPKDVLAGMAAGLVCGALLWLF; this is encoded by the coding sequence ATGATAATGCAAGATTACCAGCATTTTTACCAAAGGATCAGTGCCCCCATCAGGAAGCACCCGCGGCAGGTCACCGTGTTACGCCTGACTAACCGTGCCATTGAGGTCCTCATGTACCTGGCCTACTTGGGAATGGTCGGCCAACAGGTCTGGACCCGACACGGGGCGGCTTGGTCAATCATCGTGGTGCCGGGAGTGGGCTTTGTACTCGTGAGCCTGGCCCGTAATTTTCTCAATGTCCCCCGGCCGTACGAGCAGTGGACGCTTTGTCCCTTGATCAGCCGGGAGAAGACCGGTGATTCCTTTCCCAGTCGTCACGTTTTCTCGGCCATGACGATTGCCATGGTGGCCTACCGAGTCTGGTGGCCACTTGGCATATTTTTGGTGTTTTTAACGGTCCTTTTGGCCCTGATTAGGGTCGTCGGTGGTGTTCACTACCCCAAAGATGTCCTCGCCGGAATGGCGGCCGGGCTCGTCTGCGGAGCCCTTTTGTGGTTATTTTAG
- a CDS encoding DUF3427 domain-containing protein, with the protein MDKQTVFKNAILNGLYSQDYPGHELLTPQLLANTQAGTIWQVVQDELQHCQGFTWAVAFITLDMLVPFKAVMADLADQGITGTILTSDYLGFNRPQVFAELAKIPNLTVKIVDQAGFHAKGYLFDHGDFQTVIVGSANFTRAALLQNVEWALKVSSRENAGLTGQVTAQLAALNRHSQSLDVAWLQDYRQRWQAPIRPTVKVSEHQQPIKPNRMQRPALAALHELVAAGAHRGLVVSATGTGKTYLGAFAVRNFRPHRFLYLVHREQIAKKSLQSFQRVIGGPASDYGLLTGNRHDWDAKYLFATVQTLSQPTTLKQLEPEAFDYILVDETHRAAAPSYQRVFTHFRPQFWLGMTATPERMDKQDVYALFDYHLAYEIRLKAALDAGMLAPFHYVGIQDYERDGAVITETSDLRYLVADQRVKYILDQMDYYGYCGDQARGLVFCSWQKEARELAVKFSAAGHPAIALTNTDNGARRQSVVHQLESGKIEYIITVDLFNEGVDIPLLNQVVMLRNTQSAVVFIQQLGRGLRKYPGKEYVTVLDFIGNYQNNFLIPLALNHDTSRQVDRARQETLLPPAIGVSTINFRRVAAARILQSLEKVKLDSMHELRQAYQDLRHRLGRVPMLVDFYRYGSVSPLVFAANSRLANYGSFLQKVGEQVELTAGENAVLAFVTKELLNGKRPHELVLLQLLLAAPDHRCSQEQLSAALHERGAYVDSNVLRSIDDILSLAFFDVKAGKKTKRAVYGGQPLVTHPDLVDYAFAPSLAAALKRNALFHRLFEDAVATGLALSKDYDAHQQFTLYRQYDRKDVCRLLNWPLDVSAPMYGYRVGERECPIFITYHKDDDQRRNAIYDNQLQNGQSLRWYTRSPRHRSSPEVQRLLSGKVKIHLFVKRSDAVGKQFYYLGPAKIQPGSAKEEKLGAKHKPAVGMNLVLTHPLATRLRRLLFEK; encoded by the coding sequence ATGGATAAACAGACGGTATTTAAAAACGCAATTCTAAATGGCCTGTACAGCCAGGACTATCCCGGCCACGAGCTGTTGACGCCCCAACTGCTGGCCAATACCCAGGCGGGGACTATCTGGCAGGTGGTCCAAGACGAGCTCCAGCACTGCCAGGGCTTTACATGGGCGGTGGCCTTTATCACCTTGGATATGCTCGTACCGTTTAAGGCGGTGATGGCCGACCTGGCTGACCAGGGGATCACAGGAACTATCCTAACTAGTGACTACCTGGGCTTCAACCGTCCCCAGGTGTTTGCGGAACTGGCTAAAATCCCGAACCTGACCGTTAAGATTGTTGATCAGGCGGGTTTTCACGCCAAGGGCTACCTTTTTGACCACGGTGATTTTCAGACTGTTATCGTCGGCAGCGCCAACTTCACCCGGGCGGCCCTCTTGCAGAACGTGGAGTGGGCGTTAAAGGTCAGCTCGCGGGAAAACGCTGGACTGACGGGCCAGGTCACCGCCCAGCTGGCCGCGTTAAACCGCCACAGCCAGTCATTAGACGTGGCCTGGTTGCAAGACTACCGGCAGCGGTGGCAGGCTCCAATCCGGCCAACCGTCAAGGTCAGCGAGCACCAACAACCAATCAAACCCAACCGGATGCAGCGTCCGGCTCTGGCCGCATTACATGAGCTGGTGGCAGCGGGCGCCCACCGAGGACTGGTCGTCTCAGCGACCGGGACGGGGAAGACTTACCTAGGGGCGTTTGCCGTCCGGAACTTTCGCCCGCACCGCTTCCTCTACCTGGTCCACCGGGAACAAATTGCCAAGAAGTCACTGCAAAGCTTTCAGCGGGTCATCGGGGGACCGGCCAGTGATTATGGCCTGCTGACGGGAAACCGTCATGATTGGGACGCCAAGTACCTCTTTGCAACCGTCCAGACCCTTAGCCAGCCGACCACCCTCAAACAGTTGGAGCCCGAGGCCTTTGACTACATCCTGGTCGATGAGACCCACCGAGCAGCGGCCCCTAGTTATCAGCGGGTTTTTACCCACTTCCGGCCGCAATTCTGGTTGGGGATGACCGCCACCCCGGAGCGGATGGATAAGCAGGACGTCTATGCGCTCTTTGACTACCACCTGGCCTACGAAATCCGCCTGAAAGCGGCCCTGGACGCGGGGATGTTGGCGCCGTTTCACTACGTTGGCATTCAGGACTACGAACGTGACGGGGCGGTGATCACCGAGACCAGTGACCTCCGCTACTTGGTGGCTGACCAGCGGGTCAAGTACATCCTGGACCAGATGGACTACTACGGCTACTGTGGCGATCAGGCCCGGGGGCTGGTATTTTGTTCCTGGCAGAAAGAAGCGCGTGAACTAGCGGTTAAATTCAGCGCAGCTGGGCACCCGGCAATTGCCCTGACCAACACGGATAATGGGGCCCGTCGCCAGTCCGTGGTCCACCAACTAGAAAGTGGTAAGATTGAGTACATCATTACCGTGGACCTCTTCAACGAGGGGGTGGACATCCCGTTGTTAAACCAGGTGGTCATGCTCAGAAACACCCAGTCAGCAGTTGTCTTTATCCAGCAACTGGGGCGGGGACTCAGAAAGTATCCGGGGAAGGAGTACGTAACCGTCCTGGACTTTATCGGTAATTACCAGAATAACTTCCTGATTCCCCTGGCCCTGAACCACGACACGAGCCGGCAGGTTGACCGGGCCCGCCAGGAAACACTCCTGCCGCCGGCAATTGGTGTGTCGACCATTAACTTCCGCCGGGTTGCGGCTGCCCGAATCCTCCAGTCACTCGAAAAGGTCAAGCTGGATTCGATGCACGAGCTCCGTCAGGCCTACCAGGACCTCCGTCACCGGCTGGGGCGGGTCCCGATGCTGGTGGACTTTTACCGCTACGGGTCGGTTTCGCCCCTGGTCTTCGCCGCCAACAGTCGATTAGCCAACTACGGTTCCTTTCTTCAAAAGGTCGGTGAGCAGGTCGAGCTGACGGCCGGTGAAAACGCGGTCCTGGCCTTCGTCACCAAGGAGCTTCTTAATGGCAAGCGGCCCCATGAGCTCGTTCTCTTGCAGCTTTTGCTGGCCGCGCCCGACCACCGTTGCAGTCAGGAGCAACTTAGCGCCGCCCTTCATGAGCGCGGGGCCTACGTGGACAGCAATGTCTTGCGGTCAATCGACGATATTCTCAGCCTGGCCTTCTTTGACGTCAAGGCCGGGAAGAAGACCAAGCGGGCGGTTTACGGGGGCCAGCCCCTCGTTACCCATCCCGACCTGGTGGATTACGCCTTCGCGCCCAGCTTGGCAGCCGCTTTGAAGCGTAATGCGCTTTTCCACCGGCTGTTTGAAGACGCCGTCGCCACCGGTCTAGCCTTGAGCAAGGACTACGACGCCCACCAGCAGTTCACCCTCTACCGCCAGTATGACCGTAAGGACGTCTGCCGGCTGTTGAACTGGCCCCTGGACGTCAGTGCGCCGATGTACGGCTACCGGGTCGGCGAGCGCGAGTGCCCGATCTTTATCACTTACCACAAGGACGACGACCAGCGGCGCAACGCTATTTATGACAACCAGCTGCAGAACGGCCAGTCCCTGCGCTGGTACACGCGGAGCCCCCGTCACCGCTCTTCGCCGGAGGTCCAACGCCTCCTGTCCGGGAAGGTCAAAATCCACCTTTTTGTCAAACGCAGCGATGCGGTGGGGAAGCAGTTTTACTACCTGGGCCCGGCTAAAATTCAACCAGGTTCGGCCAAAGAAGAGAAACTGGGGGCCAAGCATAAGCCGGCGGTCGGCATGAACCTGGTCCTGACCCATCCGCTGGCAACGCGGCTGCGGCGCCTCCTATTTGAAAAGTAA
- a CDS encoding GntR family transcriptional regulator: protein MQLQFDESAPLYQQIAAQLEEMIFTGGFTEGSQIPSTTQLSAQLHINPATVLKGMNQLVSKGLVEKRRGRGMFVAPGAQDKIMQARKDSFYNDYIKRLLVEAHKLGITKEHLLELIERGENDGTITH, encoded by the coding sequence GTGCAGTTACAATTTGACGAGTCCGCACCGCTGTACCAGCAGATTGCGGCTCAACTAGAAGAGATGATCTTCACCGGCGGCTTTACGGAAGGCAGCCAGATCCCGTCGACGACCCAGCTTTCGGCCCAGCTCCACATCAACCCGGCGACCGTCCTGAAGGGGATGAACCAATTGGTTTCCAAGGGCCTGGTTGAAAAACGCCGGGGTCGGGGAATGTTTGTAGCGCCGGGCGCGCAGGACAAGATCATGCAGGCACGTAAGGACAGCTTTTATAACGACTATATCAAGCGACTCTTAGTTGAGGCCCACAAACTGGGAATCACGAAAGAGCACTTACTAGAACTAATTGAGCGAGGCGAAAACGATGGAACAATTACACATTGA
- a CDS encoding ATP-binding cassette domain-containing protein, which yields MEQLHIDHITKRYGHQVVLDDLSFDLAPGKIYGLLGRNGAGKSTLLNIITSRIFPTAGTIKLGDQDGRDNDAVLGQFYLMSEANLYPKRTTVRRMFDMADESYGGFDYQNADRLLKEFGVPSTAQLSNLSTGLQTAAKLTVALSVNAAFILLDEPVLGLDANHREVFYKELIKTYQNKPRTFVLSTHLIDEIQQVVEHVFIIDDHHLVEEGDVQAMLDKAYAISGPTKDVDEYTNGLRVLAQDELGNVKTAYVYDQLDDQRVLPDRVKIGHYDLQHLFIYLTNGGTNNE from the coding sequence ATGGAACAATTACACATTGACCACATTACCAAACGGTACGGCCACCAGGTAGTTTTAGACGACCTGTCATTTGACCTGGCACCGGGAAAAATTTATGGCCTCTTGGGACGCAATGGTGCGGGGAAGTCGACCTTATTAAACATCATCACCAGCCGGATCTTCCCGACCGCGGGGACAATCAAGCTCGGAGACCAGGATGGCCGGGACAACGATGCGGTCTTAGGGCAGTTTTACCTGATGAGTGAAGCTAACTTGTACCCGAAGCGGACAACGGTACGGCGGATGTTTGACATGGCCGACGAATCATACGGGGGCTTCGACTACCAGAATGCGGACCGCCTGCTCAAGGAGTTTGGTGTACCAAGCACCGCCCAGCTGAGTAACCTCTCAACGGGCCTGCAGACCGCGGCCAAGCTGACCGTAGCCCTTAGTGTAAACGCCGCTTTTATTCTCCTGGATGAGCCCGTCCTGGGGCTGGATGCCAACCACCGGGAGGTTTTCTACAAGGAACTGATCAAGACCTACCAGAATAAGCCTCGGACCTTCGTCTTATCGACCCACCTGATTGATGAAATCCAACAGGTTGTCGAGCACGTCTTCATTATTGATGACCACCACCTGGTCGAAGAAGGGGACGTCCAGGCAATGCTGGACAAGGCCTACGCAATCAGTGGGCCGACCAAGGACGTTGACGAATACACGAACGGCCTGCGGGTCCTAGCTCAAGATGAGCTGGGTAACGTCAAGACGGCTTACGTTTACGACCAACTTGACGACCAGCGGGTACTTCCGGACCGGGTTAAGATTGGTCACTACGACCTGCAACACTTGTTTATCTACTTAACGAATGGGGGTACGAACAATGAGTAA
- the ltrA gene encoding group II intron reverse transcriptase/maturase, which produces MRQSQKTEPQADRLSRIGLENRKYTRARSTDYGEGKGMSVTIQDQVLDRNNLNQAYLRVKRNKGAAGIDDMTVDGLLQYLRENKTELITNLREGNYKPVPVKRVEIPKPNGGVRKLGIPTVVDRMVQQAVAQVLTPIFERIFSDNSFGFRPHRGAQDAIAKVVKLYNQGYRRVVDLDLKAYFDNVNHDLMIKYLQQYINDPWTLRLIRKFLTSGVLDHGLFARSDKGTPQGGPLSPLLANIYLNELDKELTRRGHHFVRYADDCNIYVKSQRAGERVMRSITHFLEKQLKVKVNPDKTKVGSPLRLKFLGFSLGVDRNGAYARPAKQSQKRVKQALKLLTKRNRGVSIEQMFEEIHRKMRGWLQYYSIGKLTGFIQRLDQWLRARIRQYIWKQWKKFKTKITNLQRLGLSYRDAYVFASTRKGYWRTAHSKTLSYSLTNRKLEHLGLINMSKTLQSIQSD; this is translated from the coding sequence GTGCGACAATCGCAGAAAACAGAACCACAAGCTGACCGCTTGTCGAGGATAGGTTTGGAAAACCGAAAGTACACAAGGGCGCGTAGTACCGATTATGGTGAAGGTAAAGGTATGAGTGTCACTATCCAAGACCAAGTCTTGGACCGCAATAACCTGAACCAGGCTTATTTGCGAGTTAAGAGAAATAAAGGAGCAGCGGGCATTGATGATATGACTGTCGATGGCCTCCTGCAATATCTTAGAGAAAATAAAACGGAGTTAATCACCAACCTACGTGAAGGCAATTATAAGCCAGTACCGGTTAAACGAGTGGAAATTCCCAAGCCCAACGGTGGAGTGAGAAAACTAGGGATACCAACGGTAGTGGACCGCATGGTCCAACAAGCAGTTGCCCAAGTGCTCACGCCAATCTTTGAGCGTATTTTCTCGGATAATAGTTTTGGCTTTCGCCCTCATCGTGGAGCCCAAGACGCAATCGCAAAGGTAGTTAAACTATATAATCAGGGATATCGAAGAGTAGTCGACTTAGACCTGAAGGCCTATTTCGATAACGTCAACCATGATTTGATGATTAAGTACCTCCAACAATATATTAATGACCCATGGACGCTAAGACTTATCCGCAAGTTTTTGACTAGCGGGGTCTTAGATCATGGGCTTTTCGCTAGGAGTGACAAAGGAACGCCGCAAGGTGGACCATTATCACCATTACTGGCGAATATTTACCTAAATGAGTTGGATAAAGAGTTGACCAGACGTGGCCATCACTTTGTACGCTATGCGGATGATTGTAATATTTATGTTAAAAGTCAACGGGCGGGAGAACGAGTAATGCGCAGTATTACCCATTTTCTCGAAAAGCAATTGAAGGTTAAAGTTAATCCAGATAAAACTAAAGTTGGTAGTCCCCTAAGATTGAAGTTTCTTGGCTTTTCACTAGGTGTAGACCGTAACGGTGCCTATGCCCGACCGGCCAAGCAATCACAAAAGCGAGTTAAGCAAGCACTAAAGCTGTTAACAAAGCGCAATCGGGGAGTATCCATTGAGCAAATGTTTGAGGAAATTCATCGCAAAATGCGGGGTTGGCTTCAATATTACTCAATTGGGAAACTGACTGGCTTTATTCAACGACTTGACCAGTGGTTAAGGGCGCGAATAAGGCAATATATCTGGAAGCAATGGAAGAAATTCAAAACTAAGATTACTAACTTACAAAGGCTCGGATTGTCTTATCGTGATGCATATGTCTTCGCTAGTACCCGTAAGGGCTACTGGCGAACCGCACACAGTAAGACTTTGAGTTATTCTCTAACAAATAGAAAACTGGAGCACCTTGGACTAATAAATATGTCCAAGACGCTCCAGTCAATTCAAAGTGATTAA
- a CDS encoding Nramp family divalent metal transporter, with translation MKKKSLDEINGSVKVPTVYESAFWQKFLAYSGPGALVAVGYMDPGNWLTSLSGGSRYGYQLLVVLFSSILIAMVMQSLSIKLGVVTRTDLAQAIAGRVNRPTRIVLWLLNELAMMATDLTGVVGTAVALKLLFGLPLVFGVLLTIADVLVVLLFLRFGIRRIEFIVLFAILVVGTIFAVEVCRAHPAVAAIAAGFVPHSVILTNHRELLLSLGIIGATIMPHNIYLHSALAQSRRYDEHDPKQVTETLRFANWDSVIHLVAALIVNALLLVLGGTLFFHHGDLASLQDVFYGLKNPAIVGKLASPLMSWLFAFALLITGLISSITSTLAGQIVMEGYINIRLPLWKRRLLTRFVTLIPILIIGFIIHFDEAQFEQLIIYAQVVLSIALPFTLFPLVAITGNRGLMKEHVNRPWQTVVCYLLVALITGLNLLVLVIE, from the coding sequence ATGAAGAAGAAAAGTCTAGACGAAATTAACGGCAGTGTTAAGGTTCCCACCGTCTACGAATCCGCCTTCTGGCAAAAGTTCCTCGCCTACAGCGGCCCCGGTGCCTTGGTGGCGGTGGGCTACATGGATCCGGGTAACTGGCTAACCTCACTTTCCGGGGGCAGTCGCTACGGCTACCAGCTCCTGGTGGTCCTCTTCTCGTCCATCCTGATTGCCATGGTGATGCAGTCGCTGTCAATCAAGCTGGGCGTGGTTACCCGAACCGACCTGGCCCAGGCCATCGCCGGGCGGGTTAACCGGCCCACCCGCATCGTCCTCTGGCTACTCAACGAGCTGGCGATGATGGCGACGGACCTGACCGGGGTCGTGGGGACGGCCGTCGCCTTGAAGCTCCTCTTTGGCCTTCCCCTTGTCTTTGGGGTCCTACTGACGATTGCCGACGTCTTGGTCGTCCTCCTCTTTCTCCGCTTTGGAATCCGGCGAATCGAGTTTATTGTCCTCTTTGCCATCCTGGTGGTCGGGACAATCTTTGCCGTGGAAGTCTGCCGGGCCCATCCGGCAGTGGCCGCCATCGCTGCGGGCTTTGTGCCCCACTCCGTAATTCTGACCAACCACCGCGAATTGCTCCTCAGTTTGGGAATCATTGGGGCCACGATCATGCCCCACAACATTTACCTCCACTCGGCCCTCGCCCAGAGCCGACGCTACGACGAGCACGACCCTAAGCAGGTAACCGAGACCCTCCGCTTTGCCAACTGGGACTCAGTCATCCACCTGGTTGCCGCCCTGATTGTCAACGCCCTCCTGCTGGTACTTGGGGGGACCCTTTTCTTCCACCACGGTGACCTCGCCAGCCTCCAGGATGTCTTTTACGGACTGAAGAACCCCGCCATCGTTGGCAAGCTGGCCAGCCCCTTGATGAGCTGGCTCTTCGCCTTTGCCCTCCTGATCACCGGGCTGATTTCATCAATCACTTCGACTCTGGCCGGGCAGATCGTCATGGAAGGCTACATCAACATCCGCCTTCCCTTGTGGAAGCGGCGGTTGCTGACCCGGTTCGTGACCCTGATCCCAATTTTGATTATCGGCTTCATCATCCACTTCGATGAGGCCCAGTTTGAGCAGCTGATCATCTACGCCCAGGTCGTCTTGAGTATCGCCCTGCCCTTCACTCTCTTTCCCCTCGTTGCCATCACCGGCAACCGGGGCCTGATGAAGGAGCACGTTAACCGGCCCTGGCAGACCGTGGTTTGTTACCTCTTGGTCGCCTTGATCACCGGCTTAAATTTGCTCGTTTTAGTAATCGAGTAG
- a CDS encoding UbiA family prenyltransferase: MVITSTPTTAAINSHNNIIANFKIHLSWARVIIAGLTILSAAIGIYLTIKAGWILLLIGILSFLVGYSYSGGHHPILKTPFGEPASGITMGYNITLLAIYINIYNLPTFDVDFWLKGLVVALPAILVISNVMLGNNICDVKEDIAIGKRTLVYHIGHKKSLTVLIACYALSYLFIVIAVAAHYLPLWALGSLLTIPLVYQRTRVFVTQPDKATTFFNVLIDLQLILVSEFFFIMLGIIWKLLIFK, encoded by the coding sequence ATGGTCATAACCAGTACACCGACTACCGCCGCCATAAATAGCCATAATAACATCATTGCTAACTTTAAAATTCATCTTTCCTGGGCCCGGGTAATTATCGCTGGTCTCACCATCTTATCGGCGGCCATCGGCATCTACCTGACCATCAAGGCCGGCTGGATCCTTCTGCTGATTGGAATTCTTAGCTTCCTGGTGGGCTACTCCTACTCGGGTGGCCACCACCCCATCCTGAAGACCCCCTTCGGCGAACCGGCATCCGGGATCACCATGGGCTATAACATCACCCTCCTGGCCATCTACATCAACATCTATAACCTGCCGACCTTCGACGTCGACTTCTGGCTCAAGGGATTGGTGGTCGCCCTGCCCGCCATCCTGGTCATCAGCAACGTCATGCTCGGTAACAACATCTGCGACGTCAAGGAAGATATCGCCATTGGTAAGCGGACTTTGGTCTACCACATCGGCCACAAAAAGTCCCTTACCGTCCTGATCGCCTGCTACGCGTTGAGCTACCTCTTCATCGTGATTGCGGTTGCTGCCCACTACCTTCCCCTCTGGGCCCTCGGCAGTCTTCTGACGATTCCCCTGGTCTACCAGCGAACAAGGGTCTTTGTCACCCAGCCCGATAAGGCCACGACCTTCTTTAACGTCCTGATTGACCTCCAGCTGATTCTGGTCAGTGAATTTTTCTTCATCATGCTGGGTATCATCTGGAAACTACTGATTTTTAAGTGA